From a single Streptomyces sp. NBC_01264 genomic region:
- a CDS encoding alpha/beta hydrolase encodes MSDSPAIVLVHGFWGGAAHWAKVIGELHRRGYTDLHAVENPLTSLADDAERTRKMVRQIDGPVLLVGHSYGGAVITEAGDLPNVTGLVYVAAFAPDAGESPGGISQEKPPAAFENIAPDSDGYLWVRQDKFHESFAQDLTPEEALVMAVTQKAPLASTFGDAVTAPAWRAKPSWYQVSTADRMIHPDNERRMAARMNPRKTVELDASHASLASLPGPVCDLIETAASG; translated from the coding sequence ATGTCCGACTCCCCCGCCATCGTCCTCGTCCACGGCTTCTGGGGCGGCGCCGCCCACTGGGCCAAGGTCATCGGCGAGCTCCACCGCCGCGGGTACACCGACCTGCACGCCGTCGAGAATCCGCTGACCTCCCTCGCCGACGACGCCGAGCGGACCCGCAAGATGGTGCGGCAGATCGACGGGCCGGTGCTCCTCGTCGGCCACTCGTACGGCGGAGCCGTCATCACCGAGGCGGGCGACCTGCCCAACGTCACCGGACTGGTCTACGTCGCCGCGTTCGCGCCCGACGCCGGCGAGAGCCCCGGCGGGATCAGCCAGGAGAAGCCGCCCGCCGCGTTCGAGAACATCGCGCCCGACTCCGACGGCTACCTGTGGGTCCGGCAGGACAAGTTCCACGAAAGCTTCGCCCAGGACCTCACCCCCGAGGAAGCGCTGGTCATGGCCGTCACCCAGAAGGCCCCCCTCGCCTCCACCTTCGGTGACGCGGTCACCGCGCCGGCCTGGCGCGCGAAGCCGTCCTGGTACCAGGTGTCCACCGCCGACCGCATGATCCACCCCGACAACGAGCGCCGCATGGCCGCCCGCATGAACCCCCGCAAGACCGTCGAGCTCGACGCGAGCCACGCCTCGCTCGCCTCCCTCCCCGGCCCGGTCTGCGACCTCATCGAGACGGCCGCCTCCGGCTGA
- a CDS encoding GbsR/MarR family transcriptional regulator — MADAGPRDRRDRGDRRDEEAVSRFVERFAAQLTEAGMQRMAARVFARLLASDGGAMTSAELSEALRISPAAVSGAVSYLSQVNMVSREREPGSRRDRYVLHNELWYETFTRRDQILTLWEKTLRDGAAGLGPDTPAGARVAETAAFFEFMQTELLALMDRWRAHRATLNLPPG, encoded by the coding sequence ATGGCCGATGCGGGGCCCCGGGACCGGCGGGACCGGGGGGACCGGCGCGACGAGGAAGCGGTCTCGCGCTTCGTCGAGCGGTTCGCCGCGCAGCTGACCGAGGCGGGGATGCAGCGGATGGCGGCGCGCGTCTTCGCCCGGCTGCTCGCCAGCGACGGCGGCGCGATGACCTCGGCCGAACTGAGCGAGGCGCTGCGGATCAGCCCCGCGGCGGTATCCGGAGCCGTCTCCTACCTCTCCCAGGTCAACATGGTCAGCCGGGAGCGCGAGCCGGGTTCGCGGCGCGACCGCTACGTGCTGCACAACGAGCTCTGGTACGAGACCTTCACCCGCCGGGACCAGATCCTGACCCTCTGGGAGAAGACCCTCCGCGACGGCGCGGCCGGCCTCGGTCCGGACACCCCCGCGGGTGCGCGGGTCGCAGAGACGGCGGCGTTCTTCGAGTTCATGCAGACGGAACTCCTGGCCCTGATGGACCGCTGGCGCGCCCACCGCGCGACCCTGAACCTGCCGCCGGGCTAG
- a CDS encoding ABC transporter ATP-binding protein has protein sequence MTKAISAAGLHKAFGRTHALDGLDLAVATGEVHGFLGPNGAGKSTAIRVLLGLLRADSGAVALLGGDPWADAVALHRRVAYVPGDVTLWRNLSGGEVIDLYGRLRGGRAGLDRARRAELIERFELDPTKKGRTYSKGNRQKVALVAAFAADVELLILDEPTSGLDPLMEEVFRSCVGEARAAGRTILLSSHILSEVETLCDRVSIIRKGRTVESGSLAELRHLTRTSISAELAGPPDGLAHLPGVHDVEVRGPKVRLQADTDKLDAVVRSLAASGVRSLTATPPTLEELFLRHYARAEETGAPR, from the coding sequence ATGACGAAGGCAATCAGCGCCGCCGGACTCCACAAGGCGTTCGGTCGCACCCACGCACTGGACGGTCTCGACCTCGCGGTCGCCACGGGCGAGGTGCACGGATTCCTCGGCCCCAACGGCGCCGGCAAGTCCACCGCGATACGGGTCCTGCTCGGTCTGCTCCGCGCCGACTCCGGCGCCGTCGCACTGCTCGGTGGTGATCCGTGGGCCGATGCCGTCGCACTGCACCGCCGCGTCGCCTACGTCCCCGGCGATGTCACCCTCTGGCGCAACCTCTCGGGCGGCGAGGTCATCGACCTCTACGGGCGCCTGCGCGGCGGCCGTGCCGGCCTCGACCGGGCGCGCCGGGCCGAGCTGATCGAGCGGTTCGAACTCGACCCGACCAAGAAGGGGCGCACGTACTCCAAGGGCAACCGGCAGAAGGTCGCCCTCGTCGCCGCCTTCGCCGCCGACGTCGAACTCCTCATCCTCGACGAGCCCACCTCCGGCCTCGACCCGCTGATGGAGGAGGTGTTCCGGAGCTGCGTCGGCGAGGCGCGGGCCGCCGGCCGCACCATCCTGCTCAGCTCGCACATCCTCAGCGAGGTCGAGACCCTCTGCGACCGGGTCAGCATCATCCGCAAGGGCCGTACGGTCGAGAGCGGCAGCCTCGCCGAACTACGCCACCTGACCCGGACGTCGATCAGCGCCGAACTCGCCGGACCGCCCGACGGACTCGCGCACCTGCCGGGCGTCCACGACGTGGAGGTGCGGGGCCCGAAGGTCCGGCTCCAGGCCGACACGGACAAGCTGGACGCCGTAGTGCGGTCGCTGGCCGCCTCGGGCGTGCGGTCCCTGACCGCGACCCCGCCGACCCTCGAAGAGCTCTTCCTGCGGCACTACGCCCGCGCCGAGGAGACGGGGGCACCGCGATGA